In the Vicia villosa cultivar HV-30 ecotype Madison, WI unplaced genomic scaffold, Vvil1.0 ctg.000011F_1_1, whole genome shotgun sequence genome, atttcaacacaTCCATGATTTGTTAGCCACTTGCACATGATACAAAATTATCAACTACTAATTTGTTCATCAACTGTTGATATTACTCACTAAACACTTTAAAGTGAATATTGTTTCTCTCGAGTGAGGTGACATCTCCTCCTAGCTCTTCTAAAGGATAACAAGTGATTTTTCATAATTGCAGCTTTCCAATTTGGAAATCTGGTTCCAGAGGTCAAAAGACATTGTAAGAAAATTGTTATTCGGTGATCTTGACCTTGGTATTGTGGGACTCGATATAGTCAGTGAATTTGACCAGGTGAGCATATCTGTGAAATTTGTTTATTATCTTTTGGGAAAAATTCCATGAGTTTATTTCTTTTAGTTATGCAAGTAAGCTATCTCACCTTCCATCGACCATGTGCCGACTCAAAATTCATTTATTAACTGATGTTGGCTGAAATGTTTACCAGGGTGCATGATTCTTATGTTTAGTCCACTGGCAAATTTTGATTATTCTTAGTAAGGTCATATTTGAGCGAAGATAGATGTACATCATTGATCAATGTATTGCTTCTTTGTGTAGTTTTCATCTAATTTATGCACATTTTAAGTGAAAGGGTTAGTATATTGTTTAATTTTGACAAAATCTGATGTGACTCTCTTATGCAAAGAAAACGTCTGATACTAAATTGCAATGCCCATCCATATGCGACTGATTATATTATAGACTATTAGACTATTTTTCTATTCTTAACTTTTCATGtgctattttttatattttgttatatttgGATTGCATTGGGCTTGGGCATTCATATTCAAGATAAGGGAAGTGGAAGCTAGATACGTGTTTGGAGTTTTGGAGATAAGGGCAAAATTTGTTCATGTAGAAATTGGTCTCTCTGATGTGtgtgtaaaatttatttaagttcTCTTTGTTGCTCGTGTAGTAATAGGAACTAAAACAACAAAAGGTGACGTATTTGCACATTTAAACCTATTAGTTATGTAGGTCAATTGATAATTCACTGTTCTCTATTACCTGACTCGTAGCATTGAGTTCTGATGTGGGGGATTTTGAGATGTCTTACTTTATTCATCAGTCAATGTAGGCATAAGCTGTATATTATTGCAACGCTTGTAACCTGCTACGGTTAAATTTATTTGCATAGGGTATTCAAGTTTATTGTGAACTTTTTTTAGTATGTAATATTAGGCAATGGGAAGAGTATAACACTGACTGGGGATTGGTGTGTGGTGCATGATTTTCCCATATGGTCACCAATTAGGAAATCTCATTGTTGAATTTTGTGGGGGAAGGGTCATGTAGAATTCTGGCAGGATTGTATGGAATGCTTGATACTGATCTAAACCTCTTGGGGTCAATATTATTTTGAGGTGAAGATATAATGGATTTAAATTAAACTGCTGCAAATTAAAATACTGTAAATGTTTCTAATTGTTTTATCCACATTCAAGATAAAAGAAGTGGAAGCTAGATATGTGTTTGGAATTTTGATTCTGCTGCTAGATGTGTTTGGAATTGTCATAGTCAGTCATAGATGGCTTAAAATAATGATTATTTTTACTACATTGTGCACATTTCCTCTTTTTCATGCTCAAAAAATTTAGATGGACAGGTTTAATGATTCTCTATTATAATTCTTTTAACACTTtaatttatactctgatattttctctTGTAAGGAATGAATCGTTTGCAAGAATCTGGTTTGCCTCAACGGAAACGACAAAAGGTGTCTGAGCCGGTGTTGACAGATGAAGAGCGTTTACTCTTTAACCTCATTCGTAGCAGGGAAAACATAGGGATATGGACTGGTGACATGAAAAGAGAAACAAATCTTCCTACTACTGTGGTCAATAAATCCCTGAAGACACTTATAGCCAAGAATATGATAAAGGAAGTTACTACTATTCAAAACAAAGGTAGAAAACACTACATGGCAAAAGAGTTTATGCCTTCCGAGGAAATCACTGGTGGTCATTTTTATAGTGATGGGAAACTTGATATCGATTATATAAACAGTTTAAAAGATGTGTGCTTGAAATGCATTTTCATGCAGAAAATTTCCACATGTGATGGATGTGTGGAGTGGATTAAAAGGATTGGAGTCTTTAATACTGAAGTCACAACAAAACAAATGGAAGAGATTTTGCAAACTTTGGTTTTGGATGATGAGATCACGCAGATGATAAGTACTGGACTTGGGGAATTTTCATCTATTCCTGTTGGCAAAACTTGTTACATGAGCAAAAGCAAAGGAGGAGTTAGAGGGGAAAAGAAGACTGCTGACTTGACTTCCATTCCATGTTTTTCTTGTCAAAGAATGAGCTTTTGTTCACCAGATGGCACTATCTCTCCAGCAACATGTGTCTATTATCAGAAATGGTTAGATTTCTGAAATGACTGGATTACTAGTTTGTTTTTTTATGACTCTCCAAGTTTTGACTCTCATACAACACTTATTGTAGTTTTTTTGTTCTCTTTTTAGCTTTATTGCTCAATATATCTAAGTTCCTTCCACATTAAAATAGTTGACTCAGCTGGTTTAAAAGTTCTGCAAAATGTTTTGCACAGTTAGAAAAAATTTCGGTTGGTTGTCATCGTTAACATTTTATAAGAATCACTCCTATTTGGTGAATCCATTTGTGTTTTGCTTATGCACATTCAACATGCCGGTCAAGTTTATTGAAATGTATGttgcaaataatttttttctgtttttttttttggttgtttCTTAAGAATCATACACTGGAATGTTATATTTTGGTGTACTTTTTTTCGAATTAAATTATGTGATTCCTAGTCCTGTATAAATGGTTTGAGGTTGTGACCTGCTTAACTATTTTGGTATATTTTGGTGTATTTTTTTTCGAAATATCTTAATTGAATCATTATTGTCTCCAACTTCCAAGGTCCTGTATAAATGGTTTGAGGTTGTGACCTGCTTAACTATTGCTTAGTAAATTTGGTATTTAGTATTTTCAATATGATAAAAAAGTTTTGTTGGATCGATTGTTGcagttgatttttttttctacAATTTATCCGAACTTTGTCTAAACCAAAGTATAATAGTAACTTAATTCAAAACAAGATGCCTCTGCAGGATTTTTCAATATGTCTTTTCTTACAGACTTCAATAAGTCTATGTATTATAATAATTTGTTTGTGTGGCTTGATAGTATTCAATATAAAAGATTTGCATTCAGTAAATTACTATTTTTCGTTGTAGGCACTGACTTTACGTATAGATGTTAAAACATTTTTCACGTTTTCGGAATTTTCTTTTTAAGAAATGGTTGGAATAGCACATTGTTGCCAGTTTTTATGGGCAGGTGAGTAATGAATATGTGTGAGGACTTGTATAGGATTGGACATTTTTATTGTTTGAGCATGGTTTTAACTTTTAAATATAGGTGTAAAAAATAACGCAATTTATTTTCTCACCCCAAATTGTGTGAATTAGATCTCtgaaaactaaaaaatattttcaggAATTTTTAGAGATACATCTCAGAACACACtatgaattattttttttttaaattaggttCAGAGATACATCTGCGAATATTTTTGGGAtgtattcggagatgcatctccgaaaacatcactAAACCCATTTTCCTAGTACTTTTCAATGACAATTATCTTTTATTCGGTCAGTAaaattttcggagatgtatctttgAAAATGTCACCACCTTGCATGGCCATCTCTCTCATACTTCATTCATCCTCCATAACCCAAaatccttaaaaaaaaaaactttcattGTCAATCAACTTTTCGACTCTAAATCATCATTCTTGTGTTTTATCACATCAAAGagagcaaaagaagttgcaattTAGATTAAAGTTCACTCATTTCATACCACATTTTCAAAGGTTCAAAGTAAAAGCTGAAAAACAGAGTGATCAGAAGCTGAAAAATTCTCATAACTGACGGTGGAGCTGAGTACAACTCTATAGAGTTCAAGAAGTTTGTAAAgagaatggaattgagcatgaggttattGTTCCATACACTCCTCAGCATAATGATCTTGCTAAAAGAACGAATATAATTTTGCTTGATATGAGAAGGAGCATGTTGATAGAGAAGAAAACTACGAAGCTgaagaaaaatattctttttgagaAACAGATTGGAGATAAGCAAAGTGTGAGTCATTTCAGAGTATTTGGTTCTGTTTGTCACAAACATGTTCCGGGTGCTACTAGAAAGAAGTTGGATGATAGAATCAAAGTAATATTGTTGATTGGGTACCATAATACAAGTGCTTATAAGCTTTATTGTCCAGTCACTAAAAAAATTTGAAGTAAACAGAGACGTCATTATGAAGGACTGGGATTGAAGCAAGTCTTAATCCAACTCTAGTATAGTGTTGACACTTGAGATAATTTCTGCAGGAGAATTTGCCTCTGAAGGGAATTTTGCCTCTAAAGATGAGTCAGAGTCTGAAGGTAACTCTGAAACTAAAAAAGAGTCTGATTTTGAAGGTGAAATTGATTATGATCCaaattctgatgatgatccagactCTGATGGTAATCCAACATTTGATGGTGGTCATACCTCTGAAGGTGGAACTTTTGAAGGTAGTCCATCATTTGATAGTGTCCCAACATCTGAAGAAGATTCTCAACAAGTTCAGAGGCTACAAAGAATTAGACAAATACAAAGAAGATTTACAAAGTTGGACATGTTGTAAGATACTGGgatagactctgaaggagaagtcattcagtgtgccatgttagtagactcaGAACCAGTTAGTACTGGAGAAGCTCTCAAGAAAAAAGTGTGGTTGAAGGCcgtgaaagaagaacttgagggtATAGAAATAAACAAGACTTGAGAGTTGACtgagcttccaaagaaaaataaagatattagtGTCATATGGGTTTTCAAGATAAAGCTAAAGTCAGATGGATCAATTGACAAACACAAAGCAAGGTTAGTAGCAAGAGGATTTCTACAGAAATTTGGTTTAGACTACTTTGAAGTGTTTTCTCctatagctagacatgaaacagtCAAATTGGTGATAACTATAGCTGCAAATAAGAATTGGACTATGATGCATTTATATGTGAATTCTGCTTTTCTGAATGGTCTTTTACAAGAGGAAGTTTATGTGTCACAACCTCCTAGATTTGTGAAAAAGAACCAGGAAGGAAGGATGTATAAGTTgcatcactactacaaaaagcgCTTCTAACATTGGACGCAAAATGCATTTTACCTCgacaaaagaatcgaggtaacgaagggcgttatgaaaagtaatgacttaacaccctgatttttaaaacactgaggtAAATGTTTATTATGGCATGGGTTTGAACTCCAGtttctgcacttttattatttacaaacacTAGCACCTTTTTTATCTTGGTTTATCTTAAAAACCGAGgggtatttatatatatatatatatatatacatatatatatatatatatatatatatatatatatatatatatatatatatatatatatatatatatatatatatatatatatatatatatatatatatatatatatatatatatatatatattttaataaatttcgtTACGGTGTTTTTCATAATATTACATTTTTCTAATAAAACTATTTATATTGTTTACAAAGAATATTACATTAACtgtccatgaagatcatatgttggatcttcaattttttaatattctgGACAAAATCAAATACTGAGAAACTCTTTCATGTACAGATCTTGCATGTATTCGTTTCTGGTGGAAAAAAAAGGTAAGATAACTAAAatctataataaaaaatatttttggtacaataaaaatttaatagaacAAACCATGAACCTAGATGATTTTCTGCTCTTACAATCCATCGAAGAGAATTTTTCCAAGTTTTTTTAGGTTTCATATGTTTTATTTAGATTTCAAATATCCTAAGAGAACTTATATAATGGACGTCCCTTAGGTTTCACGTGGATCACTAATGGTGGATTCTTGAGCATTGATAACCTTTAAATGGATgacaaagatttgtttaaggcCGTCGAATAAAAATAGTGAAAAAAACACTTAACTATCATCCCGATTTTTAAAACAACCGAGATTTGTTTAAGGCCGTCGAATAAAAATAGTGAAAAAAAgatttgtaaaataattttttttttcaaaaatgattACATTGTTTACCCATAATATTAAAAATGCATTGTATGAAACAAATTTTTGCATAATATCaaattgtttacacagaatattaaaatgAACAAGTCACACACAATATTTtttgcatacaatgtatttttaatattctggataaacaatgtaaccatttttgtaaaaaaaataattattttactcTAACTCcttgattttaaaacaaaaccaaggggttttagtatttttttaaaaaaaaatggttattgtttactcaaaatataaaaaatatattgtattCAACAAATCTTCGTAATATCAagattgtttacccagaatatcaAAAATGCAACATGCCCAAGTCCGATACAAGGTGGTAGAGATTTGTCTTGAATGTCAGACATGCCTTTGCCAAGATTGATTATTGATGTTATCATTATCATTGCTTTCACTAGCGTATACAATTTGCATGTTTGGAATGCATTCGACTTCTAACCAGGTATTTCTTCCAAAAATTAGAAAATGTTTTTTCAGCACTTGCAATTCATCAGTAGAGACTTTAGGAATAAATCATAGTTATtcaaaaccttcagcaacaacaataacatcaacaccattgttcaagatggattgcaaaagttgaaaaaaaattgttcaaggtagaagaatattttttttctttcagtttTGCAATCCATCCTAAAAAATGAAGCATTCGACGGTGGGGCGGCTACAAGTAAGATAGTATTAGGGTAAGATTTGTTCAgtgagtgtaatacggtgaactgactttatcgatcgaaatgtcgcggttaagcatgagtcgccaccgacttttattttatccaaacaaattcagaaaggctaaaagaaacagaaaaaaaccttttaaagaaatctaagttcggggggtaatttatgcaaagggaaggtgtaaggcaccctttgcatccatggttttccatgggctcttaattgctttgcttgctcgttttcagaaaatgtagatgaaagtagaaaaatggactttagctcgtaaatgagcgtagccagtttttgaagaattttgagaaagaatatgaaaattgagcattgcaaggcaattaggggcaattaccttaaactcagatgataggtctctttttagcctttcagaatgaaagggtctatccttgccataagagggcaggaagcctttcgtttggaggttgaagggtcgtcgagatatcattcgcccaaagactgacccatgccatagagaggcaggtagtgggcaatttccgagggtcgaggtcatgttagtgtatcgaaggcagcatcattttagggtctcatgaccttttatcgaggcaacatggctgaggtatcctcgtattcgagggactggctattctgcaaaaaagcacaaggcaacaaggcaacaggcaacaggcaacaaggcaacagagagggttacccaaaagcgtgcgtgtgtgcaccaatcacgtgattcgattcagttatttatcttgtaattaatcattctaggttcaattcgaggttatcactccctaaattactaaccacgcagtttaacaaaaataattaacaaatatgggggagggaaattgtaaccagcggatcccttaatagggtttgacataagtaataataaacaaaggaaaatatcaaggttagggttttagggttaccaaactcgtagcttcgaCGTTcatcaaaccctgaaaattgaaaaggaagaataaacaaagaggggtgagtgcattatcggttcggaggcaaacgaaatTAACCCTAAAGTAAGAATATAAAGAATTTaagaatgaataaataaatgaaaatatacttagctttgcatttgatctgatatggttggcgatcGGAGGAACCTTGATTAATCCATGCATGCGTGCGCAAGCTATGAATGTCTGTAAAACAGTTCAATGCTCACGATGGTAGTGCCTCGCAATCACAATAAAATGTTAGTACTAAAGTATAAAATGAGATACGAAAGATATAGAAAATATGAACAAATCAAATTCTAAAGAAAAATTATCAATTAGAgacatatttttagtatttttaattattaaagaaaaactaattctaaaagaaaaatatatttgtattttattgtttttgacgttttatgttaaaaaaaaataaacaaactacCGAACCAACAAACCTAAATCATATACAACTAAGGGATCTAAAGGAATCCAATTAGCAAGAGAGTCTAAGGCCTAAAGAAAAATACctaacattatttattttaaatggtaataataatgatagaaaataataaatgaattgtaaaagaaagaaaatagaagataaaaaaaaactGTTAGTATTAGGGACGTCACTT is a window encoding:
- the LOC131621887 gene encoding uncharacterized protein LOC131621887 — protein: MNRLQESGLPQRKRQKVSEPVLTDEERLLFNLIRSRENIGIWTGDMKRETNLPTTVVNKSLKTLIAKNMIKEVTTIQNKGRKHYMAKEFMPSEEITGGHFYSDGKLDIDYINSLKDVCLKCIFMQKISTCDGCVEWIKRIGVFNTEVTTKQMEEILQTLVLDDEITQMISTGLGEFSSIPVGKTCYMSKSKGGVRGEKKTADLTSIPCFSCQRMSFCSPDGTISPATCVYYQKWLDF